The nucleotide sequence GGACGCGCCGCCTCGTAGCGCTCCTGCCGCATGAGGGCGATGCCCTGCTGCAGGGAGGAGAGACGGGGGTGCGGGGCCGCCTTCTTCTTGTTGGCCGCCGGTGCCGGTCTGGGCTTCTTTCTCGCTTTTTTCGGCTTGGGGGCCGGTTTTTTGATCGGAGCCCTGCGCACCGATTTTTTCAAGGGTGGGGGCGGGACGTCCGCCGAGACGTTTCCGTTGGCAAAAATCGGCGCGCAGTCAAGCGCCACGAGGCACACAAAGAGGCACAAGAGGACGCCCCAAAACCTCGGTCTCCTCACACACCGCATTTCAGCGCTGCTTTCCCGCCGTCTCTCGACCGTCATGACGTTCAGCTCCTCGGCCCCGTGACCTTGATGACGATGTCCTTCAACTGTATGGGCTCCTTCCGGTTGTCCTTCACGACGCGAACGACGGAGTTCCGCTCCTGAACGGAGATCACCTTCACCTTGCCGATCACGTTCCGGAGCACCACGACGGGGTTCTCCGGGTCGACGGTGACGTAGGTATCGCCCCGGACGACCTCCAGGACATCCCCCACACGCAATGCGTCCTGGCGCCCGATCGAGATGATGAACTCCCGCTTGCGGCGCTTCGACCTGGCGGTGGGGGACAGGATCCGCCCCACCGTCGTGAAGGACGGGGAGAAGGTATCCCTCCCCTCGGCCGCCGCCGTCGGGTCGTTGCGCCTGAGGGCATTGGCAACCTGCCCCATGGCCTGAGCCTGAGCGTCCTCGATGGCCTTCTTGAGGGCGTGCCACTGCGAGGAGGTCCGGAACTGCTCCCACGTCGGGCGGCTCATCCGCTGTCCCCGATCCTTGCCCCCGGTCAACCCCAGAAGGTCGAGCCCATCCTTGAAGGGGAGCGGGAGGGAGACGAGAGCCGCGTCCAGCCAGTAGAGCTTATCTCCATCGAAGGTGAAGCGCTTGTCGGCCCCCTCGGCGACCCTCATGGCGAACTGCTGCGCGCGGACGGAGTCCATGATGCGGATCCGCAGGCTCACCCTCCCCTTCTCCAGTTTGCCCAGGACGTTGCGCTCCTCGAACACCGCGTCGAAGAGCTCCATCTGGAGCGCCATGTCCCCCGGACGGCGGGGCATGGCGAACCAGCGGTTCATGCCGGTTTCGTCCAGCACCTGAACGTCGATCAGGGGGGACCGCTTGAAGAGCACCTCCAGATAATCCGTCATCTTGCGTTCAAGGACGTCGTAAGGGTAGAACTTGCTCTCCCACACCTGCATTCCCGTGGAGTTCTCCGTGGGCAGGATCACCACGTG is from Fretibacterium sp. OH1220_COT-178 and encodes:
- a CDS encoding FlgT C-terminal domain-containing protein, which gives rise to MKKKGLLKSCLALSLFFSLVSVCMAAEPRRLHVVILPTENSTGMQVWESKFYPYDVLERKMTDYLEVLFKRSPLIDVQVLDETGMNRWFAMPRRPGDMALQMELFDAVFEERNVLGKLEKGRVSLRIRIMDSVRAQQFAMRVAEGADKRFTFDGDKLYWLDAALVSLPLPFKDGLDLLGLTGGKDRGQRMSRPTWEQFRTSSQWHALKKAIEDAQAQAMGQVANALRRNDPTAAAEGRDTFSPSFTTVGRILSPTARSKRRKREFIISIGRQDALRVGDVLEVVRGDTYVTVDPENPVVVLRNVIGKVKVISVQERNSVVRVVKDNRKEPIQLKDIVIKVTGPRS